A region from the Panicum hallii strain FIL2 chromosome 1, PHallii_v3.1, whole genome shotgun sequence genome encodes:
- the LOC112898028 gene encoding uncharacterized protein LOC112898028: MGEQVKLPVTFGEWDNFRAENVVFDVARFDLPYDAILWHPVLAKFMAAVHYAYSTLKILGPSGVISVKVNVKGSVHCAEKLYKAMAAISPDDGERPEPSAHPSAKQRIAPYDAAPTKAVRLGDDPKKTVTIRAQIGEK; this comes from the exons ATGGGGGAGCAG GTCAAGCTGCCCGTCACATTCGGGGAATGGGACAACTTCCGCGCAGAGAATGTTGTCTTCGACGTGGCGCGCTTCGACCTCCCCTACGACGCCATCCTCTGGCACCCGgtgctcgccaagttcatggcagctGTGCACTATGCATACAGCACCCTGAAGATCTTGGGACCTTCCGGGGTCATCTCCGTCAAGGTGAACGTCAAGGGGTCGGTGCATTGCGCCGAGAAGCTCTACAAGGCCATGGCGGCCATCTCCCCGGACGATGGTGAACGCCCCGAGCCGTCAGCCCATCCTTCGGCTAAGCAGCGGATTGCCCCCTATGATGCGGCCCCCACCAAGGCGGTCCGCCTCGGAGACGATCCCAAGAAGACGGTGACGATCAGAGCACAGATAGGTgaaaaatag